Proteins found in one Odocoileus virginianus isolate 20LAN1187 ecotype Illinois chromosome 10, Ovbor_1.2, whole genome shotgun sequence genomic segment:
- the TP53I11 gene encoding tumor protein p53-inducible protein 11: MAAKQPPPLMKKHSQTDLVSRLKTRKILGVGGEDDDGEVHRSKISQVLGNEIKFAVREPLGLRVWQFVSAVLFSGIAIMALAFPDQLYDAVFDGAQVTSKTPIRLYGGALLSISLIMWNALYTAEKVIIRWTLLTEACYFSVQFLVVTATLAETGLVSQGILLLLASRLLFVAISVYYYYQVGRKPKKV, encoded by the exons ATGGCAGCCAAGCAGCCCCCACCTCTCATGAAGAAGCACAGCCAGACGGACCTCGTGAGCCGCCTGAAGACCCGCAAGATCCTCGGTGTGGGCGGAGAGGATGACGATGGGGAGGTCCACCGCTCCAAG ATCAGCCAGGTCTTAGGCAATGAGATCAAGTTTGCTGTCCGAGAGCCTTTGGGGCTCAG AGTCTGGCAGTTTGTCTCTGCTGTTCTCTTCTCCGGCATTGCCATCATG GCCCTTGCCTTTCCAGACCAGCTCTACGATGCGGTCTTCGACGGAGCACAGGTGACCAGCAAGACCCCCATCCGCCTCTATGGCGGTGCCCTCCTCA gCATCTCCCTGATCATGTGGAATGCTCTGTACACGGCTGAGAAGGTCATCATCCGATGGACTTTGCTCACTGAAGCCTGCTATTTCTCGGTCCAGTTCCTGG TGGTCACTGCCACGCTAGCCGAGACGGGCCTCGTGTCTCAGGggatcctgctgctgctggccaGCCGCCTCCTTTTTGTCGCCATCAGCGTTTACTACTATTACCAAGTCGGCCGAAAACCCAAGAAGGTGTAG